Proteins from a genomic interval of Paenibacillus lentus:
- a CDS encoding aldose 1-epimerase yields the protein MKKVTKGQWNGYDTYTLHSRELDVTLLPRLGNNVISIRDHIQQRDVLRRPDESELDFYLQKPYHFGIPLLIPPGRIRRGKFTYAEQEYQFDVNTANDNHIHGLHRTQAWCVSDIEEDDEGCTITTEFKTTDDPQWIRQFPVPLKLEMTLRLQGAKLQQTFKIHHLGDQPAPFGLGLHTWFLLDGEPDKWTITLPVSGKYDLDEELITTGEITPLGELEQLITGMNLQGTNFDTMFQIGNNPVQATLMHNDGYGLIYSADPAYFKHWVLYTKGEADQFLCIEPYTWLPDAPNSGLPNEVTGLIELKPAQTLELNLQLEMIYPSST from the coding sequence ATGAAAAAAGTGACCAAAGGGCAATGGAACGGTTACGATACTTATACGTTACATAGCCGCGAGCTTGATGTCACGCTGCTGCCCCGCCTTGGCAATAATGTCATTAGTATACGGGATCATATCCAGCAACGCGATGTACTTCGCCGCCCAGATGAGAGTGAGCTCGATTTCTATTTGCAAAAGCCATATCACTTCGGGATTCCTCTGTTAATCCCCCCAGGTCGAATTCGCAGAGGGAAATTCACTTATGCAGAACAAGAATACCAGTTTGACGTCAATACAGCCAATGACAACCACATCCACGGTCTTCACCGTACACAAGCCTGGTGCGTTAGCGATATTGAAGAAGACGATGAGGGCTGCACGATCACAACGGAGTTCAAAACTACGGATGACCCTCAGTGGATCAGGCAGTTTCCAGTTCCGCTCAAGCTTGAAATGACCTTACGTCTTCAAGGCGCCAAACTACAACAGACGTTTAAGATCCATCATTTAGGAGATCAGCCTGCTCCTTTCGGCCTTGGCCTGCATACCTGGTTCCTATTGGACGGCGAACCTGACAAGTGGACCATTACACTTCCCGTTTCGGGAAAATATGATTTGGACGAAGAACTGATCACTACGGGCGAAATCACGCCGCTGGGTGAACTCGAGCAATTAATCACAGGCATGAATCTTCAAGGAACGAATTTCGATACCATGTTTCAGATCGGCAACAACCCCGTACAAGCAACGTTAATGCATAATGATGGATACGGACTGATATACTCTGCAGATCCTGCTTATTTCAAACATTGGGTGCTATATACGAAGGGAGAGGCAGATCAGTTTCTTTGCATTGAGCCATACACCTGGCTGCCGGACGCTCCAAACTCAGGGTTGCCAAACGAGGTTACGGGACTGATTGAACTTAAGCCCGCACAGACCTTGGAGCTTAACCTGCAGTTAGAAATGATCTATCCAAGCTCTACCTAA
- the trpS gene encoding tryptophan--tRNA ligase, translated as MKKVLSGIQPSGKLTLGNYIGALKNFVKLQHEYLCNFMVVDLHAITVPQDPAALREQSEEAAALFVAAGIDPSKANVYMQSHVRQHAQLGWILTTLTNMGELERMTQFKDKSEGKESIGAGLFVYPSLMAADILVYNADLVPVGEDQKQHLELTRDLAHRFNHRYGEYFTIPEPYIPEVGARIMSLDDASKKMSKSNPNPGSYISLLDPPADIRKKISRATTDSGSEVRFDPANKPEISNLITIYSQCAEISVAEVERLYEGKMYGAFKKDLAEVVVGVIEPLQQRYREIRESGEIFDILAQGAERASEMAEQTLVDVQRMLGFITK; from the coding sequence ATGAAAAAAGTTCTTTCCGGCATTCAGCCCAGTGGTAAATTGACATTAGGAAACTATATTGGCGCCCTAAAAAACTTCGTCAAGCTGCAGCATGAGTATTTGTGTAATTTTATGGTGGTCGATCTTCATGCGATTACAGTTCCTCAAGATCCCGCTGCTCTGCGTGAGCAATCTGAAGAGGCAGCCGCATTATTTGTAGCGGCGGGTATCGATCCCTCCAAGGCAAATGTCTATATGCAGTCCCATGTTCGTCAGCATGCTCAGTTGGGATGGATTCTGACGACGCTAACAAATATGGGCGAGCTTGAACGAATGACGCAATTTAAAGATAAGTCCGAGGGCAAGGAATCGATCGGTGCCGGTTTGTTCGTGTATCCATCGCTTATGGCAGCGGATATTCTCGTCTACAATGCTGATTTGGTACCGGTCGGCGAGGATCAGAAGCAGCATCTGGAACTAACCCGCGATCTAGCGCATCGCTTCAACCATCGCTACGGCGAATATTTCACGATTCCAGAGCCGTATATTCCAGAGGTGGGGGCACGCATTATGTCCTTGGATGATGCCTCTAAGAAAATGAGTAAAAGTAACCCCAACCCAGGCAGCTATATTTCACTATTGGACCCGCCGGCCGATATTCGTAAAAAAATCAGCCGCGCGACGACCGACTCCGGCAGTGAAGTAAGATTCGATCCGGCGAACAAGCCCGAGATCAGCAATCTCATTACAATCTACAGCCAATGCGCGGAAATTTCAGTGGCTGAAGTGGAGCGGCTCTATGAAGGCAAGATGTATGGAGCCTTCAAGAAGGATTTGGCAGAGGTCGTGGTCGGTGTTATTGAGCCGCTGCAGCAGCGGTACCGTGAAATCCGGGAATCCGGCGAAATTTTCGATATATTGGCTCAAGGGGCAGAGAGAGCTTCGGAAATGGCGGAACAGACATTGGTGGATGTACAGCGGATGTTGGGATTCATTACGAAATAA
- the cyoE gene encoding heme o synthase, whose protein sequence is MEKPLGYSAPSDSPALSVRPTPPGETATWKDFIALTKPGIIRSNVIATFAGFWLASQWNLQYGKLIWTILGTVLVMASSCVLNNYFDRDFDMKMERTKQRALPTGKLSPTVVLWYGIILGILGLTALFSFSGLLAGLFGIVGMFVYVVVYTLWLKRTSTWSTSVGAISGAMPPVIGYVAVTGKIDLGAWLLFALLFLWQPPHFWALGIRRVEEYRAAGYPLLPVVKGILRTKLQMIPYLVLLLPIPILLYVYGYTGIWFMIIGEVLSIVWLYMALKGIRSQDNDAWAKRVFIFSVNYLTISLIVMILDTVRI, encoded by the coding sequence ATGGAAAAACCACTTGGTTATTCTGCTCCATCGGATTCCCCTGCGTTGTCCGTGAGACCAACTCCTCCGGGAGAAACGGCAACATGGAAAGATTTCATTGCTTTGACGAAGCCGGGCATTATCCGTTCGAATGTGATCGCGACTTTTGCTGGGTTTTGGCTGGCTTCTCAATGGAATTTGCAATACGGGAAATTAATTTGGACAATATTGGGTACCGTTCTTGTAATGGCTTCATCTTGTGTATTGAATAATTATTTCGATCGTGACTTCGACATGAAGATGGAGCGGACGAAGCAACGGGCTTTGCCTACCGGTAAGTTGTCACCGACGGTTGTACTGTGGTACGGGATTATTCTTGGCATATTGGGATTAACGGCCTTGTTCAGCTTCTCTGGGTTACTGGCTGGACTGTTTGGCATAGTAGGGATGTTTGTATACGTTGTTGTCTATACTTTGTGGCTGAAGCGCACGTCAACCTGGAGTACTTCAGTTGGTGCAATTTCAGGCGCAATGCCTCCGGTAATCGGCTATGTGGCTGTTACAGGCAAAATTGATTTAGGGGCATGGCTATTGTTTGCTTTATTGTTCCTATGGCAGCCTCCACACTTTTGGGCGCTCGGCATTCGTCGGGTAGAAGAATACAGGGCAGCAGGATATCCGCTTCTTCCAGTCGTAAAAGGTATTCTAAGAACTAAACTGCAAATGATTCCTTATCTTGTTCTATTGCTACCCATACCTATATTATTGTACGTTTACGGATATACCGGGATATGGTTCATGATTATCGGCGAAGTATTGTCCATAGTATGGCTGTACATGGCGCTGAAAGGCATCCGCTCACAGGATAATGATGCTTGGGCGAAGAGAGTCTTTATATTCTCCGTGAACTATTTAACGATCAGCCTGATCGTGATGATTTTGGATACAGTACGGATTTGA
- a CDS encoding SCO family protein, which produces MTLFKKYKWTWMILVICVVLAGYLLWNSFAKPKLPVIGTVAPFTLENLDGKQVTLEDTNGKVRLFYFFFSNCPDVCPVTTLRLSQVQDELKEKGLFEKDVTLVSITFDPERDTQERLKEFGDKFKADYSGWYFLRGEQGKVIDLAMNSFKILVNQDKEGNFVHMDLIGLVDRKGNIREMLYPDATAEEIAGVVARLAKE; this is translated from the coding sequence ATGACTCTGTTTAAAAAGTATAAATGGACATGGATGATCCTGGTGATTTGCGTCGTGCTGGCAGGTTACTTGCTGTGGAACTCCTTTGCTAAACCGAAGCTACCCGTCATCGGCACGGTTGCGCCTTTTACGCTGGAGAATTTGGACGGTAAGCAGGTGACGTTAGAGGATACGAACGGCAAGGTGAGGCTGTTCTACTTCTTCTTCTCTAACTGTCCCGATGTATGTCCGGTGACTACCTTGAGACTTTCCCAAGTGCAAGATGAACTGAAGGAGAAGGGCTTGTTTGAGAAGGATGTAACGCTTGTGTCGATTACCTTTGATCCGGAAAGAGATACGCAAGAGCGGCTTAAGGAGTTTGGCGATAAATTCAAGGCGGATTATTCGGGCTGGTATTTCCTGCGGGGAGAACAGGGGAAGGTTATCGATCTGGCGATGAATTCTTTTAAAATTCTGGTGAACCAGGACAAAGAAGGCAATTTTGTGCATATGGATCTCATTGGGCTCGTTGACCGGAAGGGGAATATACGTGAAATGTTGTATCCCGACGCAACGGCGGAGGAAATTGCAGGTGTCGTTGCGCGGTTAGCGAAGGAATAA
- a CDS encoding toprim domain-containing protein produces MSIYIIVEGKNDRSKLRRLVSEEITILCTFGTLNSLKLESLRKQVRDDEVFLFMDNDSSGKRIRGVLRDAFPDAVQMYTRRGYAGVEGTPDEYIIAQLEKAGLEDYIIYPPPSFL; encoded by the coding sequence TTGTCGATCTACATTATCGTTGAAGGAAAGAATGACCGAAGCAAGCTCCGCCGCCTAGTGAGTGAGGAAATTACGATACTCTGTACTTTCGGAACTTTAAACTCCTTGAAATTGGAATCGCTGCGCAAGCAGGTTAGAGACGACGAGGTGTTCTTATTCATGGATAACGACTCTTCCGGCAAACGAATCCGCGGCGTGCTCCGCGACGCCTTTCCCGATGCTGTTCAAATGTACACGAGACGCGGCTACGCCGGGGTTGAAGGTACGCCGGATGAATATATTATTGCCCAATTAGAAAAAGCCGGGCTGGAGGACTACATCATTTATCCCCCGCCCAGCTTCCTATAA
- a CDS encoding sporulation protein YjcZ, translated as MGHIDPCKSGPVIPGGFWTSTGTILVLYILLVIILRAPLY; from the coding sequence ATGGGCCACATCGATCCTTGCAAATCTGGACCAGTCATTCCAGGCGGTTTCTGGACATCAACGGGAACAATCCTTGTGCTGTACATTTTATTGGTGATCATTCTCCGCGCTCCATTATATTAA
- a CDS encoding MFS transporter, which yields MKMAFWLYLFLFLAFFDLHAQYPILTPFALSLGAAPVFIGWMMGIYALTHLPGNLLAGQGVDKHGSKGYMIFSLISAGIILLLQAHVTEPWQLLVLRSISGFVLAFLSPACLALLASLSKDPVGQGKLMAGHGVVHTLASVVSPAAGAFLVAQSGYSMTFQSLGWLLIVTGIIAIFMIHEPRTVQIESARSLMRKESTPAVFQVIPLRYYLLPLAVSCSQGILFFELPLQLGGTEGVMHTGINFSIISLGALVTLSMLFLSHYSPYIRTHLGILGIALSFFSLAALDAVPLPVSLFALGIAKGVVYPAMSSLFIDLSGGERLGTVFSLQSIAMSLGSFIGPVAAGAIHGSYSPYFVAFLLLMTVIIIVPPGRKKGVTLPPLTTRTNIH from the coding sequence ATGAAAATGGCTTTCTGGCTCTACCTTTTTTTGTTCCTCGCTTTCTTTGATTTGCACGCCCAATACCCGATTCTTACTCCATTCGCGCTCTCGCTCGGTGCGGCACCTGTATTCATCGGCTGGATGATGGGCATCTACGCTCTCACGCACCTGCCCGGCAATTTGCTCGCCGGGCAAGGCGTCGATAAACACGGAAGCAAAGGCTATATGATTTTCAGCCTGATCTCTGCGGGGATCATTCTCCTGCTGCAGGCCCACGTCACCGAGCCTTGGCAACTTCTCGTTCTCCGTTCAATCAGCGGATTCGTGCTGGCGTTTCTGTCTCCAGCCTGCTTGGCGCTGCTCGCCTCGCTATCTAAGGATCCAGTCGGACAAGGCAAGCTCATGGCTGGACATGGCGTAGTACATACACTCGCTTCCGTAGTTTCTCCTGCGGCTGGTGCATTTCTCGTTGCCCAAAGCGGTTATTCCATGACCTTTCAGTCCCTCGGCTGGCTACTGATCGTCACGGGGATTATCGCCATATTTATGATTCATGAGCCTCGCACCGTTCAGATCGAGAGCGCAAGATCCCTTATGAGGAAGGAAAGCACGCCTGCGGTATTTCAGGTCATCCCCCTAAGGTATTATTTATTGCCCCTCGCGGTATCCTGCTCCCAAGGGATATTATTCTTCGAGCTTCCGCTGCAGCTTGGCGGCACAGAGGGGGTTATGCATACTGGCATCAATTTTTCAATTATTAGCTTGGGAGCATTAGTAACATTGTCAATGTTGTTTTTGAGCCATTATTCTCCCTATATCCGAACACATTTAGGCATATTAGGCATCGCCCTATCCTTCTTCTCGCTCGCTGCCCTGGACGCCGTTCCATTGCCGGTGTCGCTATTTGCCCTTGGCATTGCCAAGGGAGTCGTCTATCCTGCAATGTCTTCCCTATTCATCGATCTAAGTGGCGGAGAGCGGCTCGGTACCGTATTCTCACTGCAATCCATCGCGATGTCGCTAGGCTCCTTTATAGGCCCCGTCGCTGCCGGAGCGATACACGGTTCGTATTCTCCTTATTTCGTGGCTTTCCTGCTCTTGATGACCGTCATAATCATTGTTCCGCCAGGAAGAAAAAAGGGAGTCACGCTTCCACCGTTAACGACAAGAACAAATATTCATTAA
- a CDS encoding transglutaminase domain-containing protein — protein sequence MTEIWIGSLREYNLISALLLLIMIVSILQGLLRGASRSVGRLFTLFSGGLLSLLSILASVPFTVWIAPKVQQWLGSLALPSRELSRWEQLYYTLITAVRDFPLMRFAVVFILSYWLIRSITGLICAFAFGGGSLFGRLAAGREGTASGISRLMGAGIGTVIGAARCLMVIAALFIVVTLFPNSGFSRYVEASPVYQQGARTIIEPLTGGLIKEKLPVFTRGAREELNEILQRRYEVVDAEISQDIEQAAAKITANAKNDEEKARRLYEWIGSRVDYDYDKVRDYEEKDIWHEQTPQMTFNSRRGVCIDYSRLYAVMARSQGLQVKVVTGLGYDGRGGYGPHAWNEVYLSEKEIWIPLDATWAKSGNWFNPPAFYETHIADNVI from the coding sequence ATGACGGAAATCTGGATTGGCAGTTTGCGGGAATACAACTTGATTTCCGCCTTGCTCTTGCTCATTATGATTGTTTCGATCTTGCAAGGTCTACTGCGGGGTGCCTCCCGTTCGGTCGGCCGATTGTTCACGTTGTTTAGCGGCGGGTTGTTATCGCTTCTTAGCATTCTAGCCTCCGTACCGTTTACGGTATGGATCGCTCCTAAGGTTCAGCAATGGCTTGGTAGCCTGGCTCTGCCTAGCAGGGAACTGTCGAGATGGGAGCAGCTGTACTATACGTTGATTACGGCAGTAAGGGATTTCCCGCTTATGCGCTTTGCCGTCGTGTTCATACTTAGCTACTGGCTGATTCGTTCGATTACCGGGTTGATTTGCGCATTTGCCTTTGGCGGCGGCTCTCTGTTCGGGCGCTTGGCTGCCGGTCGAGAGGGAACTGCTTCGGGAATCAGCCGGCTTATGGGGGCTGGAATCGGAACAGTCATCGGTGCTGCAAGATGCCTGATGGTCATTGCAGCGTTGTTCATCGTGGTCACCTTGTTTCCGAACAGCGGGTTCAGCCGTTATGTAGAGGCATCACCTGTTTACCAGCAGGGGGCCCGTACAATCATCGAACCATTAACCGGAGGTTTGATCAAGGAAAAGCTTCCTGTCTTCACCCGCGGCGCACGAGAAGAGCTAAACGAAATTTTACAGCGTCGGTATGAGGTCGTCGATGCGGAAATTTCACAAGATATTGAACAGGCAGCTGCAAAAATAACGGCCAACGCCAAGAATGATGAAGAGAAGGCACGGCGGCTCTATGAGTGGATCGGAAGTCGGGTAGATTATGATTACGATAAAGTAAGGGATTATGAAGAAAAGGATATTTGGCATGAGCAGACGCCGCAAATGACTTTTAATAGCAGGCGTGGTGTATGTATCGATTATTCCCGCTTATACGCTGTGATGGCCCGTTCACAGGGACTTCAGGTAAAAGTAGTGACTGGTCTTGGCTATGACGGCCGCGGCGGTTATGGGCCGCATGCTTGGAACGAGGTTTACTTATCGGAGAAAGAAATTTGGATTCCGCTTGACGCAACTTGGGCCAAGAGCGGAAATTGGTTCAATCCGCCAGCGTTTTACGAGACTCATATCGCGGACAATGTGATTTAG
- a CDS encoding peptidoglycan D,D-transpeptidase FtsI family protein: protein MKKVYSDDPREQEIELQRHFNIRLNLFFFSAFAIFTVIIIRLAILQFVEGPTLAKQGTGLRIKDVPLPPNRGTIYAAGGEKLAYSTPVQSLYITLQKDYSKSTTKGKENRPEAIALAEKLKAAFDKHGDPNATPMTLEDIVDAMDLEYRRAGGFAPRRIKIDLTDREVAYFLERKDQFPGIDIVEESIRHYDEDRVAVQTIGYLRKFSSTQDISWYDSVRELMQSENNDPGLEYTAEEFVGFDGLEMQYQHELRGKNGYKSVPIDPRNMANGIPELTAPEKGYDLHTTINKNVQLIAQQAITDQLKWLHNNPVSGKLHPHAKTGYAVAMEVETGNVIAMASMPDYDSNVWKSGGVTGDVWRQIENSYKNGTIWPYGSGRSGHGFDSTVYLGSTIKPLSVLIGLNEGLFNTNTYYNDRGIAYFGRNDSSSVRNSGKRAYGQIDPSTAIYRSSNAFMVDMIGERLYNKYGAEGIDVWDKYMKDFGLGVLTEVDLPSEYLGHLEYKDENETPLARLVYASFGQQGKYSTMQLAQFTATLASRGKRMEPHLVSKITDSDGNIIKEFEPKVLNEVNFKQEHWNEVISGMKTDVSAFNGFPYDFARKTGTSEQSYRGKMIDNGVFIAFAPRENPKLAVAVVVPEGGFGSMSAAPIARKIFDAYDQEYGLDGVPKKTKQSQQETAGD from the coding sequence ATGAAAAAAGTATATTCTGATGATCCGCGTGAGCAGGAAATAGAACTGCAGCGGCATTTCAATATTCGCCTTAATTTATTTTTTTTCAGTGCATTTGCCATCTTTACGGTGATCATCATTCGGCTGGCTATTCTGCAGTTTGTAGAGGGACCGACATTGGCCAAACAGGGAACCGGTCTTAGAATAAAGGATGTTCCGCTTCCGCCGAACCGGGGGACGATTTATGCAGCTGGAGGGGAGAAGCTGGCCTATTCAACGCCGGTGCAATCTTTGTATATTACGCTGCAGAAGGACTACAGCAAGAGCACGACAAAGGGGAAGGAGAATCGACCGGAAGCCATCGCATTGGCAGAGAAGCTGAAGGCGGCTTTTGATAAGCACGGTGATCCTAATGCTACCCCGATGACGCTGGAGGATATTGTCGATGCCATGGATTTGGAATACCGGAGAGCGGGCGGTTTCGCACCGCGAAGAATAAAGATCGACTTGACGGATCGGGAGGTTGCTTATTTCCTGGAACGGAAAGATCAGTTTCCGGGGATTGATATTGTGGAGGAGAGTATCCGTCATTATGATGAAGACAGGGTAGCCGTTCAGACCATTGGCTATTTGCGGAAATTCAGCTCTACGCAGGATATCTCCTGGTATGATTCGGTCAGAGAATTGATGCAATCGGAGAATAACGATCCGGGGCTGGAATATACGGCCGAGGAATTCGTGGGCTTTGATGGTTTGGAAATGCAATATCAGCACGAGCTGCGCGGCAAGAACGGATATAAGAGTGTGCCGATCGATCCGCGCAACATGGCGAACGGAATTCCCGAGCTGACGGCACCGGAGAAGGGCTATGATCTGCATACGACGATTAATAAAAATGTGCAGCTTATCGCCCAGCAGGCCATCACCGACCAGCTCAAATGGCTGCACAATAATCCAGTATCCGGCAAGCTGCATCCGCATGCCAAGACAGGTTATGCGGTAGCGATGGAAGTGGAGACCGGTAATGTTATCGCTATGGCCAGTATGCCCGATTATGATTCTAACGTTTGGAAGAGCGGCGGAGTGACTGGCGACGTATGGAGACAAATCGAGAACAGTTACAAGAACGGAACGATTTGGCCCTATGGCTCAGGACGCTCAGGCCATGGCTTTGACTCGACAGTATATCTTGGATCCACGATCAAACCGTTATCTGTATTGATCGGGCTGAATGAGGGGTTATTTAATACAAATACCTATTACAACGATAGGGGAATAGCCTACTTCGGACGCAATGATTCTTCCAGCGTGCGAAACTCTGGAAAACGCGCTTATGGACAAATCGATCCATCTACAGCAATTTATAGGTCTTCCAATGCCTTTATGGTCGACATGATCGGGGAGAGGTTGTACAACAAGTACGGTGCCGAGGGAATTGACGTATGGGATAAGTACATGAAGGATTTCGGCCTAGGCGTCTTGACCGAAGTAGATTTGCCCTCAGAGTACTTAGGGCATCTCGAATATAAGGATGAGAATGAGACGCCATTAGCGAGACTGGTCTATGCCTCATTTGGCCAGCAGGGGAAATATAGCACCATGCAATTGGCCCAATTTACCGCCACTCTGGCAAGCCGAGGCAAAAGAATGGAGCCGCATCTTGTCAGTAAAATTACCGACTCTGACGGCAACATCATTAAAGAGTTCGAGCCGAAGGTACTGAATGAAGTGAACTTTAAGCAGGAACACTGGAATGAAGTGATCAGCGGCATGAAGACGGACGTCTCCGCATTCAACGGATTCCCTTATGATTTTGCCCGGAAGACAGGAACCTCTGAGCAGTCTTACCGCGGTAAAATGATTGATAACGGGGTATTTATCGCCTTTGCTCCACGGGAGAATCCGAAGCTGGCGGTGGCGGTCGTTGTTCCTGAGGGAGGATTCGGTTCGATGAGCGCCGCACCGATCGCGCGGAAGATCTTTGATGCTTACGATCAGGAATATGGATTGGACGGCGTGCCGAAGAAAACAAAACAATCGCAGCAAGAGACAGCGGGCGATTAA
- a CDS encoding peptidoglycan D,D-transpeptidase FtsI family protein has protein sequence MRKLYSGDLRKQEAELQRHFNIRLNLFFFISFAIFTVIIVRLAILQFVEGPTLAQRGIELKVRDIPFSPIRGTIYAARGEKLAYSTSVQSLYITLQKDYSKNTDKGTENRPEAVAFAESLKTVFDIYGDPNVVTMTLDEIIDAMDLEYRKAGGFAPRRIKIGLTELEIAYFVERKDQFPGIDIVEESIRHYDEDRVAVQMIGYLRKYSSTLEEPWYATVREWMASDDKNPGLEYTQEEFVGFDGLEMQYQHELRGKNGYKSVPINPRNMASGIPELTAPEKGYDLHTTIDKKVQLAAQKAITDQLEWLHNNRVSGRLHPHAKTGYAVAMEVETGNIVAMASMPDYDTNIWQTGSLTIEQYERIKTNYRNGAITPYSSGRSGHNFDSTVLLGSTIKPLSVLIGLNEGLFTTNDTYQDRGIAYFGKNNSSSVRNSGRFAYGGMDPSRAIYKSSNAFMVDMVGERLYNKHRAEGIDVWDKYMKEFGLGISTGIDLPNEFHGILDYRDDRETPLARLVYASFGQQARYTTLQLAQYTATLANRGKRMEPHLVSKITTADGDVVKEFKPKVLNEVSFKKEHWNEVISGMKTDVSAFHGFPYDFARKTGTSEQDYKGTMMDNGVFIAFAPRESPKLAVAVVVPEGGFGSMSAAPIARKIFDAYDQEYGLAGVAKRQNLQN, from the coding sequence ATGAGAAAATTATATTCAGGGGATTTGCGCAAGCAAGAAGCAGAGCTGCAGCGTCATTTTAATATTCGCCTTAATTTGTTCTTTTTCATTTCATTTGCTATTTTTACGGTCATTATTGTCCGGCTGGCCATTCTGCAATTCGTGGAAGGGCCCACGTTAGCCCAGCGAGGCATAGAGCTGAAAGTGAGGGACATCCCTTTTTCGCCGATTCGCGGAACGATTTATGCGGCAAGGGGCGAGAAATTGGCTTATTCAACATCGGTGCAATCCCTGTATATTACGCTTCAGAAGGACTACAGTAAAAATACCGATAAAGGAACAGAGAATCGTCCTGAGGCTGTAGCTTTTGCTGAGTCATTAAAGACTGTTTTTGACATATACGGCGACCCGAATGTTGTCACGATGACGCTCGATGAAATTATTGATGCGATGGATTTGGAATATCGGAAAGCAGGTGGATTTGCGCCGCGGCGTATAAAAATCGGTTTGACGGAGCTGGAAATTGCTTATTTTGTGGAGCGGAAAGATCAGTTTCCCGGAATCGATATCGTAGAAGAGAGCATCCGCCATTACGACGAAGACAGGGTAGCGGTTCAGATGATTGGCTATTTGCGGAAGTACAGCTCAACGCTTGAAGAGCCTTGGTACGCTACCGTGAGAGAATGGATGGCATCGGATGATAAGAATCCGGGGTTGGAATATACCCAGGAGGAATTTGTCGGCTTCGACGGACTGGAGATGCAGTACCAGCATGAACTGCGTGGCAAAAATGGATATAAAAGCGTGCCGATTAACCCGCGAAATATGGCGAGTGGCATTCCTGAATTGACGGCACCGGAGAAGGGCTATGATCTGCATACGACGATTGACAAAAAGGTGCAGCTGGCCGCTCAAAAGGCGATTACTGACCAACTTGAATGGCTGCACAACAACCGGGTATCCGGAAGGCTGCATCCACATGCCAAGACAGGTTATGCCGTGGCAATGGAAGTGGAGACCGGAAATATCGTAGCGATGGCCAGCATGCCGGACTATGATACGAACATCTGGCAGACAGGCAGCCTTACCATTGAGCAGTATGAACGAATAAAGACAAATTATCGGAATGGAGCGATCACGCCATATAGCTCGGGTCGTTCAGGGCATAATTTCGATTCGACGGTGCTCTTGGGCTCGACGATCAAGCCATTGTCTGTGTTGATTGGGCTCAATGAAGGATTGTTCACGACGAATGATACTTATCAAGATCGAGGGATCGCGTATTTCGGAAAGAATAACTCCTCTAGTGTTCGGAATTCAGGGAGGTTTGCATATGGAGGGATGGATCCGTCCAGGGCGATTTATAAATCTTCCAACGCCTTTATGGTTGATATGGTCGGAGAGAGACTCTACAACAAGCATAGAGCTGAAGGAATCGATGTATGGGATAAATATATGAAGGAGTTTGGCTTAGGGATTTCGACCGGTATAGATTTACCTAACGAGTTTCATGGGATTCTTGATTACAGGGATGATCGGGAGACGCCGCTGGCGAGGCTGGTATACGCCTCATTCGGTCAGCAAGCGAGGTATACAACCCTGCAACTGGCGCAATATACCGCTACTTTAGCTAATCGAGGTAAAAGAATGGAGCCACATCTTGTCAGCAAAATTACTACTGCGGATGGGGATGTGGTGAAAGAGTTTAAGCCGAAGGTGCTGAATGAAGTCAGCTTTAAGAAGGAGCATTGGAATGAAGTTATCAGTGGTATGAAGACGGATGTTTCCGCATTCCACGGGTTTCCATATGATTTTGCCCGGAAGACAGGAACGTCCGAGCAGGACTATAAAGGGACAATGATGGATAACGGGGTATTCATTGCCTTCGCCCCTCGGGAGAGTCCGAAGCTTGCGGTGGCGGTCGTTGTTCCTGAGGGAGGATTCGGTTCAATGAGCGCGGCGCCGATTGCGCGAAAAATCTTTGATGCATACGATCAGGAATATGGGCTGGCTGGGGTCGCGAAGAGGCAGAACCTGCAAAATTAA